AAAGTTATATTCCCAGGAGTTGGTGAGGCGAGTAGCGCAATGCACAAACTTCGTGATAGCGGTTTAGACAAACTAATTCCGACATTAACGCAACCTGTTTTAGGTATTTGCCTGGGTATGCAGTTAATGTGTCATTCGTCTGAGGAAGGTAATACTACTGGACTAGGAATTTTTGATGTTGATGTTGTAAAGTTTGATAGCACAGTAAAGGTTCCACAGATCGGATGGAATCAGATTACCAATCTTAAATCTGAATTATTTAATAGTATTGAAGAAAAAGAGCATATTTATTTAGTGCATAGTTTTTATGCACCATTGTGTGATGAAACTATCGCAGAATGTTCTTATGGAGTTGATTATAGTGCAGCTTTACAAAAAGATAATTTCTATGGTACTCAATTTCACCCTGAAAAGAGTAGTGATGTTGGGCAGCGAATTCTAGAGAATTTTTTAAAAATGTAATGGAGCAAAATTATTTTATTTCAACTGATAAAAACCTTTTGAACGTAGATGCAATTCAACAGTTTATTGCTAATTCATATTGGGGTGATAATAGAACATTAGAAGAAGTAAAAATAACGATTGAAAACTCTTACTGTTTTGGAATATATACACTTAAAAATGAACAAATTGGCTTTGCTAGGGTAGTTACCGATTATATTTACTTTGGATATTTCATGGATGTGATTATTCTAGATAAATTTCAAGGTCAAGGTTATGGTAAGATTTTGGTGAAAGAGATATTAGAAGATGCTACCATTAAAAAGCTAAAAACATTAGCATTAAAAACTAAGGATGCCCATTTGTTATATGAGCGTTTCGGATTTAATAAAATAGGAGATTCACCATTGTGGATGTCTGTTGATAAACAAATTTTAGATTAAAGAATGAGAATTATTCCTGCTATAGATATCATTGATGGTAAATGTGTTCGTCTTTCAAAAGGTGATTACGATACTAAGAAGATATATAATGAAAACCCTTTAGAAGTAGCCAAAGAATTTGAGGCACACGGTATTAAGCATCTACATTTGGTGGATTTAGATGGTGCAAAATCAAAGCATATTGTAAATCATAAAGTACTGGAGCAAATTGCTTCACAAACGAATTTGAATATTGATTTTGGAGGCGGATTAAAAACTGATGATGATTTACGTATTGCTTTTGAAAGTGGAGCAAAACAAATTACAGGTGGTAGTATCGCTGTAAAAGATTCAGATACTTTTATTGGATGGATTGAAAAGCATGGTGCGGATAAAATTATTCTTGGCGCAGATGCTATGGATGAAAAAGTAGCAGTTTCTGGTTGGTTAGAAGAGTCAAAGGAAGAATTAATTCCGTTTATACAATCGTATCAACAAAAAGGAATTCAATATGTAATTTGTACAGATATCAGTAAAGACGGTATGTTAGAAGGTCCGTCGTTTGAATTATACAAACGTATTTTAGAGCAGACCAATGATTTAAAGCTAATTGCTTCCGGAGGTATTTCTACTTTTGATGAGCTGCCTAAATTAGACGAAATGGGTTGTGAAGGTACAATCATAGGCAAAGCTATTTATGAAAATAGAATTAGTCTTAAACAACTAGAATCTTATATTTTAAGCAATGGATAAGGAAGAACGCTTAGTGGAAGAAATTGTTGAAAATGCGATGTATCGCATGGATGAAAGTACGCGTATGATCAAAAAAAGTTTTGCTGAAATATCGGAAGAAGAAATTTGGCAGAAGCCTAATCCTTCTTTGAACAGTATGGCGAATCTCATTTTACACCTGTGTGGTAATATGACACAATATGTGATTTCTTCCATAGGCGAAATCGATGATAATAGAAATAGAGATGCCGAGTTTTCTGTTGGCTCAGGACTAACGAAAGCGGAGTTATTACATAAATTAGAAGATACGGTAGACTCCGTTAAACGTGTTATTTTTGATTCAACAGTAGATAAGTTGATAAAAGTAAGATCAGTACAAGGAATGTCCTTTTCGGGAGTTGGAGCAATTATGCATGCTGTAGAACACTATTCTTATCATACTGGTCAGATTGCTTTTTATGTAAAACTCATAAAGGAAAAAGACTTGGGGTTTTATGATGGAGTCGATCTGAATATTAAAAATGAGTAAAATTTATCAAGTACAAAGTATTAAGTAAAAAGTGCAGCTTGATATTATGTGCGATATTTATTGAATACTTAGTACTATTTAGGTAGTACTTAATACTAGAAAAAATATGCTTGCTAAGAGAATAATACCTTGTTTAGATATCAAAGATGGTAGAACTGTAAAAGGTGTCAATTTTGTTGACTTACGTGATGCAGGGGATCCTGTTGAGCTGGCTGAGATTTATAGTCGCGAAGGTGCCGATGAATTAGTGTTCTTAGATATATCAGCTACAGAACAGAAAAGAAAAACATTAGCAGATTTAGTATACCGGGTTGCGGAAAAAGTAAATATTCCTTTTACGGTTGGTGGCGGAATCTCATCTGTTGAAGATGTTGATGTTTTGCTGCATAACGGAGCAGATAAGGTTTCCATTAATTCATCTGCTGTGAAGAACCCACAGTTGATTAATGATTTGGTTGCCAAATTTGGATCGCAGTGTATTGTTGTTGCAATAGACGCTAAACAGATTGATGGAGAGTGGATTGTTCATTTGGTTGGAGGAAAAGTACCTACCGAACGTAAATTGTTCGAGTGGGCAAAAGAAGTGGAAGAACGCGGAGCAGGAGAAATTCTATTTACCTCAATGGATAATGATGGTACTAAAGACGGATTCGCAAATCAAGCATTGGCGAAATTGTCTACGGAGTTAAATATTCCGATAATTGCCTCGGGTGGTGCTGGTAACAAACAGCATTTTACTGATACCTTTGTTGAGGGTAAAGCAGATGCAGCTTTGGCGGCAAGTGTTTTTCACTTTAAAGAAATTGGTATTCAAGAATTGAAAACTGAGTTAAAAGAAAATGGTATTCCTGTTCGAATATAGTTTACAGTTTTGACAAACGAAATTTGACTTCGACTAGGCTTAGTGACCAAATTAGAATTATTAAACTAGGTATTATCCTAAGCGCAGTTGAAGGTTTGGGACCACGATAAGTATATTGCCTTTTAAGAAAATGATCAATAGAATTGAAATTGAATAAAGAGAATATGGAATTTAATACACCCAATTGGGAGAAAATGAGTGACGGACTAGTGCCTGCAATTATACAAGACGCACGTACGAAGAATGTATTGATGCTTGGCTATATGAATGCCGAAGCTTTAAAGAATACTACTGATAGTGGTAAGGTTACATTTTTTAGTCGTTCTAAGCAGCGTTTATGGACTAAAGGTGAAGAAAGTGGAAATTTTTTGAATTTAGTTTCCATTAAAAATGACTGTGACGATGATTCTCTTTTAATAACTGTTAACCCTGTAGGTCCTACATGCCATACTGGTACAGATACATGTTGGAAAGAAGAAAACAATTCACAATTCGGGTTCTTTTCTGAGTTAGAAGATACTATTAAAGAAAGAAGAACTACTGCTGATGATAGCAAATCTTATGTAGCTTCATTATTTAAAAAAGGAATCAATAAAATTGCCCAAAAAGTAGGGGAGGAAGCCGTTGAAACTGTTATTGAAGCAATGGATGATAATGATGAGCTATTTCTTTATGAAAGTGGCGATTTACTGTTTCACTATTTAATGCTGTTACAGGCAAAAGGCTTTACGCTTAAAGATATTGAAACTGAATTAATGAAAAGAAAGAAGTAGATGTTATAAGTTCAAATGATACGTTAACTGCTTTTCATGCAGTTTATCATTCTGCAGTAAACGTATCATTGTCCTTGTCTTCTATCCAGTTGTATTCTATTTCCCAAGCTACATTTCTAGCAAAATCTAAACCGTGTCGGTCGGCTAAAAATCCTAAAGCCATATCCATACCTGCACTTACACCTGAAGAAGTATAATAATTTTCGTCTACCTTCCAACGAGCTTCTTTATCCCATTGTACCTCTGGTCCGTTGGTAATGACCCATGCAAACGCACGTTTGTTTGAAGTAGCCTGCCTTTTGTCTAAAAGTCCTGTTTTTGCTAAGAGCGCACTTCCTGTACATACGGTCATTACAAATGTGCTAGTTAGGCTTATATCTTTAATAGAAGTTATTAGCTTATCGTTATTTACTTCTACTCTTGTTCCTAAACCACCAGGAATCAAAAAGGCAAATGGCTTCTTATTGATATCTGCTAGTTTTTCTGTCATGATTGGGACTTGATGTCTATTGGTCACAATACCACCTTCTAATGAATAGAATTTTAAAGTATATAAGTCGGTTAATCGTCCAAATATTTCAGCAGGTCCAAATACATCAAGGGTTTCATAATTGTCGAAAAGCAAGAATGCAATTTCTTCTTTTTCAGTTGAACTCATTTGGCTGGAATTTTCTTGGGCAGTTACACTTGAACTGAGAATTAATACAACTAATATAGATTTTATAAGCTTAGTAAACATCTGCATAACTGTTAATTAAATAATTACCTAAAAGAAAATTTCATTCTAGAATAAGATAATTATTAAATGAATCTATGAGATTACTTGCTGGTATTGTTTATAACTAGTATTATTATCAATACCATAATAAACCGGAAGGAATTTTCAGAAATAAGCTATTAAAATATCCGTTCCATGATTTCATAATCTACATCACCTTTTATAAAAATAGTGTTAGTAGCTACCAAACCAAACTTCCTATAAAATTCAGATTTGTTTCTTCTGGCATTACACCAAATTCTTTTTAAAGATTGCTTATCGGCAATTTGCATAATTTCATTTAGAAGTATACTGCCATATCCTTTGCCTTGGTAATTTTCCAATGTAGCAAATTTTCTAAATTGAGCCTCTCCGTCATTAATAAATAAAGAGATTACCGAAATTAATTTTTTATCTATAAAGAGTCCGAAATGTAGACCTTCATTGTCATTATTTAACTTTACGTAATCTAAAGGTTTAGTTGGCCACATTACCTGATGTCTAATGGGTAATGTTTCATCGGCTGTTATCTCAATTATTTTTGTGGTCATAAATAGTATAGTTGACCCCAAATGTAGGTAGCTTTTATAGTTTATTCAAGTACTAAAGAATCTTGAACGTTTGCAACAGATACCCATGTAAATTTTATAGGTGACCATTCTTCTTTTGGGTTGGACCTAACAGAAGTTTTCTTCTTTATAAAAACTTTATTATCCTCTGTAAAGACATGTTGCGTGTCTATAACTTCTTGAGAATAAACTTTATTGGATTTCTTTTTTCTCATTATTGTACGTTTTTCTTATAACGGTTTCTGCCCATATTAAATATGCCTACTTTAATTCCTATGCCAGCGGTAAAACCGTTAATACGTGTAATACGCGTAGGAGGTAGGTCTATTTTACTTGAGAAGCGATATTTTACACCAGCTTCTATTTGTAGATATCTTGATATGTTAAATAGTGCGTTAACGCCAGGTTCTGCAACGAATACGGCATCAAAATCATCTTCAGTAAGTTCTTCTTCAAAATCATCATCATGCCTAAATTTATTGTCTACATAACCTACGGCTCCAGCACCTAATAAAAGAGGGAAACTTAAATTGACGCGATTTTTACTAAATAAAATAGGCTCTAAATGCAAGCCACCATAAACGGCAATTAAATCTTCATACCTAGATAAGCTATTATTGTATATATCTTGTTCGGAGTAAAGAAAATTACTGGCAAATCCGACTTCAAATTGCTGATTGGCTACGTATGCTATTTTTAGTCCGCCCATATATGCGTTTTCGCCATCTATTTCTCCCACACCCATGTTTATACCTACGTAAACACCATGTACAACATTATTACGGTCGTTAAATTCTAGGTATTCATTAGTTTCTTCTTGTCCGAAGCTATCCAAACAGGATACAAGTGATAATAGGAGAAGAGTTAATTTTAGTGGTTTCATTACTGTTCGATTTTTGATTGATTACCTAATAGACAACCTAACTAACAAATAGTTGCACCAAAAACCTATATTTTTTAAATAAAACCCAAAATTTCGTTATTTGTTGTGTTGGACTATTCTAATTACTTATGAATTAGCAATTTGAAGCATCATTTGCACCCCAAGAATCTAAACTTAGCAGAATGCTTTTAAGAGATTTTCCACGTTCGCTTAAAGCATATTCTACCTTTGGTGGTACAACGGGAAACACTTCTCTAATCACCAATCCGTCTTTTTCTAATTCTCTTACGGTTTGGGTGAACATTTTATTTGAAATACCTGGCACTTTCTTTTGAAGAATTCCTGAGCGTAGTGGTCCTTCTAGAAGGTGAAAGAGAACTATTGGTTTCCATTTGGTGCCAATTAAATTCATTGTATAGTCTAAAGGGCAATATTTTTTTAAACTCATATAGAATTAAATAACTGATAATTAGCAATTAACCCTTTTTGGTAACTATGGTACTTTTAGGTAAGTTATTGCTAATAAGGCAAATATATGTTTATTTTACAGTAAAATTAGAACTATGAACAAGAATAATAAATATCCAAAATCATTTTCACATATAGGTATTACAGTTCCTAATCTAGAAAAAGCAGTAGAATTCTACGCTGAAGTAATGGGATGGTATGTGATAATGAAACCATCTAAAATTAAGAAGGAAAAAGAAACTGCCATAGGGCAAATGTGTATCGATGTTTTTGGTGATGACTGGGAAGAATTTGAAATTGCCCACATGTCTACTTCCGATGGTATTGGTGTAGAGTTGTTCTGTTTTCCGCATGGCATAAAAGAAGCTCCAGAATTTAATCCGTTTAATACGGGATTATTTCACTTTTGTATCCAGGATCCTAATATTGAAGAATTGGTTGCTAAAATTGTATCACATGGTGGTAAGCAACGTATG
Above is a window of Maribacter aquivivus DNA encoding:
- the hisH gene encoding imidazole glycerol phosphate synthase subunit HisH, producing the protein MKIVIINYGAGNIQSIKFAIKRLGYEAILSNVVTEIQHADKVIFPGVGEASSAMHKLRDSGLDKLIPTLTQPVLGICLGMQLMCHSSEEGNTTGLGIFDVDVVKFDSTVKVPQIGWNQITNLKSELFNSIEEKEHIYLVHSFYAPLCDETIAECSYGVDYSAALQKDNFYGTQFHPEKSSDVGQRILENFLKM
- a CDS encoding GNAT family N-acetyltransferase translates to MEQNYFISTDKNLLNVDAIQQFIANSYWGDNRTLEEVKITIENSYCFGIYTLKNEQIGFARVVTDYIYFGYFMDVIILDKFQGQGYGKILVKEILEDATIKKLKTLALKTKDAHLLYERFGFNKIGDSPLWMSVDKQILD
- the hisA gene encoding 1-(5-phosphoribosyl)-5-[(5-phosphoribosylamino)methylideneamino]imidazole-4-carboxamide isomerase, producing MRIIPAIDIIDGKCVRLSKGDYDTKKIYNENPLEVAKEFEAHGIKHLHLVDLDGAKSKHIVNHKVLEQIASQTNLNIDFGGGLKTDDDLRIAFESGAKQITGGSIAVKDSDTFIGWIEKHGADKIILGADAMDEKVAVSGWLEESKEELIPFIQSYQQKGIQYVICTDISKDGMLEGPSFELYKRILEQTNDLKLIASGGISTFDELPKLDEMGCEGTIIGKAIYENRISLKQLESYILSNG
- a CDS encoding DinB family protein; protein product: MDKEERLVEEIVENAMYRMDESTRMIKKSFAEISEEEIWQKPNPSLNSMANLILHLCGNMTQYVISSIGEIDDNRNRDAEFSVGSGLTKAELLHKLEDTVDSVKRVIFDSTVDKLIKVRSVQGMSFSGVGAIMHAVEHYSYHTGQIAFYVKLIKEKDLGFYDGVDLNIKNE
- the hisF gene encoding imidazole glycerol phosphate synthase subunit HisF, yielding MLAKRIIPCLDIKDGRTVKGVNFVDLRDAGDPVELAEIYSREGADELVFLDISATEQKRKTLADLVYRVAEKVNIPFTVGGGISSVEDVDVLLHNGADKVSINSSAVKNPQLINDLVAKFGSQCIVVAIDAKQIDGEWIVHLVGGKVPTERKLFEWAKEVEERGAGEILFTSMDNDGTKDGFANQALAKLSTELNIPIIASGGAGNKQHFTDTFVEGKADAALAASVFHFKEIGIQELKTELKENGIPVRI
- the hisIE gene encoding bifunctional phosphoribosyl-AMP cyclohydrolase/phosphoribosyl-ATP diphosphatase HisIE; this translates as MEFNTPNWEKMSDGLVPAIIQDARTKNVLMLGYMNAEALKNTTDSGKVTFFSRSKQRLWTKGEESGNFLNLVSIKNDCDDDSLLITVNPVGPTCHTGTDTCWKEENNSQFGFFSELEDTIKERRTTADDSKSYVASLFKKGINKIAQKVGEEAVETVIEAMDDNDELFLYESGDLLFHYLMLLQAKGFTLKDIETELMKRKK
- a CDS encoding DJ-1/PfpI family protein, encoding MSSTEKEEIAFLLFDNYETLDVFGPAEIFGRLTDLYTLKFYSLEGGIVTNRHQVPIMTEKLADINKKPFAFLIPGGLGTRVEVNNDKLITSIKDISLTSTFVMTVCTGSALLAKTGLLDKRQATSNKRAFAWVITNGPEVQWDKEARWKVDENYYTSSGVSAGMDMALGFLADRHGLDFARNVAWEIEYNWIEDKDNDTFTAE
- a CDS encoding GNAT family N-acetyltransferase, with protein sequence MTTKIIEITADETLPIRHQVMWPTKPLDYVKLNNDNEGLHFGLFIDKKLISVISLFINDGEAQFRKFATLENYQGKGYGSILLNEIMQIADKQSLKRIWCNARRNKSEFYRKFGLVATNTIFIKGDVDYEIMERIF
- a CDS encoding winged helix-turn-helix transcriptional regulator, translating into MSLKKYCPLDYTMNLIGTKWKPIVLFHLLEGPLRSGILQKKVPGISNKMFTQTVRELEKDGLVIREVFPVVPPKVEYALSERGKSLKSILLSLDSWGANDASNC
- a CDS encoding VOC family protein, which encodes MNKNNKYPKSFSHIGITVPNLEKAVEFYAEVMGWYVIMKPSKIKKEKETAIGQMCIDVFGDDWEEFEIAHMSTSDGIGVELFCFPHGIKEAPEFNPFNTGLFHFCIQDPNIEELVAKIVSHGGKQRMPIRSYYPNEKPYKMCYVEDPFGIVFEVYTHSYELTYSSGAYTE